A stretch of DNA from Tigriopus californicus strain San Diego chromosome 11, Tcal_SD_v2.1, whole genome shotgun sequence:
GCAATTGAAGATCACAAACAATTATTGTTTATGCTGTATGCACAATACCAAGGTTGTGTGGGTTGTGTAAGAAATGAGAGGTAGAAAGGTCCGTTTCCAaatgtctttcttttcttccaggCGGTGGAACTACAGAAAGAAGTTCAATGCACTCAATTTCGAGAACTGCTTTTAGAGAAAGAACGCGAATTAGAATCTTGCTTAACCAATACACCAGCCCAACTGGACCATGAAAACGCCCCTCCAATGTCATCTGAGCCCATAGTCCATGACCGAATCCGAGAGCTCGAAGACCAGATCGTGGAGGAACGAAAGAGTCATGAAAACGCTATATTTGCGCTCCAAGAGGCATTTTCTAGTCAAACGAGTGGGTCAGGGGCCGGCGTGGATCGGTCCCAATGGGAAGTCAAGTGGGACGAGGCCACGAATACATCCGAGAGGAAGAAGGTCTTCGTGGAACTGCTTCAAAGTGGATGCCACGATTCGGGGGTGGAAGCTTTGAAAGTAGAGAATGAAAGATTGCGAGCTGATAGCGACAAGTCTAAGAATGAGATGAAGACCAAAATGGCTCAATGGGAAACACAACGATTGGAATGGACCGCGAAATGTCAGGCTCAAGAGGACCGATTGAGAGCTGGGACTGAAGATCAAGACATGATTCGTTCCCTTACCGAAAGTAATGCCAACTTGAAGACCGCGAATGCCAAATTAGAAGAGAAACTCAGAGAAACAGAACAGGCTATCCATGAAGACCATGAAAAGCGGGTTGAACACTTGGCAGCCACCCTCGaagatgaaagagaaaaagtgaGTGCCTTGGAGACGGAGAACTCCCTCAAGGACGATGTGATTGCGGctttgaaagaggaaaaacgGCTCAAGAACGGCGAGTCCGAAGCCATCAAAGACACCATTGAGTCGCTTCAAACGGGAATGGAGAAATATCAGGCAGTGGTTGGCAGTTTAGAAGCGTCTTTAGACGAACaagtgaaattgaatgaacaacTCCggagaaatcttcaagaatcCACAGATTTGAACAACGAGCTCGAAACCGAAATGGAGAAAATTGCCGAAGCGTCCAAATCACACGAAATTGCTCTGAGTGAGATGCGAGATCAATTAAAGGCTTTCAAAGGCACCGAGGAAGAATTGCACAAGTTCAAGGCTCTGTATGCCGCCAAAGAGTCCGAGTTGCACTCGAGCTTGgatgatcaaaatcaaaacgtGGAAAAGATCACATCGGAAACCTCCGTTTACAAGCAACAATATGAGGCTCTTCTGCAGGAGTATAATCAATACCTGGAAGATTTGGAGTCACTCCAAGCTAAAGCGGAAGGATTGGAGAAGTTGAAGGCTCTTCATGAAGAGAAGATGAACGAACTGAAAGAGGCTCATAATCAAGATCAAGCTCGAATTGAGACCCTCGACgaaaaattcaaggaaaacgAGAAGAAGCGTGAACTGCTGGAAGAGCTTTTGGATCGAACCAAGTCCAAGAATGAGGAGGTGGAACATGAACTTTGTAAAGAGAGAGGACGGAAACGAGAGTTAGAAGAGGAGCTCGAAGACAAAGATATCTTGATCGAAGACCTCAAGAACGGGCTTCAGTTGAGTAAAGAGAGCTCTGTGTGCGAAGAGAAGGAGCAAGACGAATCAGAGACCGACCTTCGGGCCCAAATTCAGTCCTTGAAGGCCCAAATTCAGAAGGTGGAGGGGGAAAGTCACGCTCTAAATCCGGAAGCCTTAACTGATCTTcaagaaatcaatgaaaatcaagCTGAGGAGATTCAACGATTGGAGGAGATCATCAAGGAATTTAATGATGACGTGGCAGAGACAGCTAAGAAGATCGAGGAGCAATCGGACCATCTGATGTCGGCTGAGGCTGAATTGGAACGCTACAAAGAAGAGGTGTCGGATTCCAATCGCAAGTTTGAAGAGTACAAGGATCAGTTCCAAACGTTGCAATTGGAATTCGAGACTTACATGAGCAAAACCGAGGAAGACCGAGAattttttgctcaagatcAGCAGATCCTGGATGATCTTCAGCAAAACTTCGATGAACTGAAGGTTGAAAATGAGTCTTGCAAGACCACCATCTCCCAACTGGAGGCTGAAAAACAGAAGCTCATGGCCAATCAGCAAGAATCCCTTGGTCAAAAACAGCATATCCTGGAAGACCTTCAACGAAAGTTTGATGAACTACAGATTGAAAATGAGTCTTGCAAGACCACCATCTCCCAATTGGAGGCTGAAAAACAGAGGCTCATGGCCAATCAGCAAGAATCCCTTGGTCAAAAACAGCATATCCTGGAAGACCTCCAACGAAGGTTTGATGAATTGAAGGTTGAAAATGAGTCTTGCAAGATCACCATTTCCCGAGTGGAGGCTGAGAAAAAAGAACTTATGGCTAATCAGGACCTTGAAGGCGAACTTCATAGTAAATCAGAAgagattgccaatttaaagGCTTGTCTTGCCACCTTGAAATCGACCAATGCTGACGTGGCCCAAGATCAGAgcaaaaagatccaactttTAAAAGATGAATTGGAACAGAAAATAGCTCTTGAGCGTGACTTACAAGATCAGGTTCGAAACTTCTCGGAGCAAGTCAAAGCCATAGAACAACTCACTGAAACTGTAAAAGAACTCGAAAATAATTCTCAGACTCTTCAAACTGAGGTTGATTCCAAGAgtaaaatcattgaacaaCTCACCCACGACATGGAAGAAAAGCATAAGTTGATAAGTGAGCATCAGGATGATTTACAACAAATGAATATCGACCTAGAAATGAGCCGAGTTcatttgaaagctgaaaaagaTCGAATCCAAGATTTGGAATCGCAACTCGAGATGTTAAGCTCAAAGTCAcaccaagaagccaaatttgtgGAGGCAATTGAAAGAAGCGAGCAAAATATCCAAAGGCTCGAAAGTGACAACAAGGCCCTTTTGGAAAGACTTTCTCGGCCGCAGAAGCACCAGGTAAGCCCTAACTTAAATCTTAATTTTTAGACGGTTTTGGATGCACATTTTCATCAAGACCTTTTAATCCCTCTATAAATCTTAAAGCTTCCAATATTTCGTAAAATTACGCCAATATATCAATTTTAAAGAACAAAATTTTCGTCaaagaaacactttttttacTTGTACATTCATTGGTGGCTTTCGTATATTGCCTTCGAATTTTTAAGTTCATAATTCCAATGTTCATTGCTTAGTTCTTGAGCCACATGAATTTGACCATATTTATCGTTTTCCAATCAACGGCTAAGAATGAACGTGAATTGATAGTAATCATATCGAAGCAAATGTGCCACTGAGATTTGTTTctagatttttcaatttttcaaaaaattatatttttttcttcaacgcAGATCTAGATTTTGTTCACTATTAATCTCTCTAAAATTGACCTGTTTTTTCCTTTCGTCAATGTTTTTCTTAATGTTTGGTAAACATTTGTTATAAACCCCCTCTAAAGATAGGAATTGAACCCACACACCCTTGAGAACAACACGTACGCGTGCCTCAAGTCTAAGTACATATAACCATGAACCCCTAGAACATGGACGGGAAGGCTAGGGTTTCGAATtaacattttggaaacaaGATAACGCAATgcgttttctttcatttgagaCTGCCCCATGGTCACTGCCACTgtgtatttcaatttcagctcaatcgaatgcctgagtcaaaagttatgccctttCGAAGCGCAGAACATAAACAGGCCCATAATGAATGTTATAACTAACCACTTGTCTGTAACTTTTTACCAGAAAAAATCttactcattcatttttgtggaGTTATGTGTTGATATTTGATGGGCCTTACTTTTGATCCAACCGTTCCCTCAAACTGAAGATTAGAATATGTTATTGTAATTATCTGCGGTCAGTGTCATTTGAAGTAAAATTCAATGGGTTCCCTTGCATGTTCCTACTCGAGCCTGGCATCCCCGTTCATATTACAGTGGTTCATGATAAAACAAAGTCAGATTGAAATGTCATTAAGTTACAATTTCATTATGACCGTGATTATAAGCAATTTAGAAAATGGATAGCAAAAATGGTATGTGATCCACTcatatttgatgtcaatgtTATTGTAATTAATTGTAGTTCAGAAATAATCGACCTAGGTCTGCAATGTGAGTTCCACTTGTCAAATAGCGAGTTCGGAAAATCCATTGCTAGAGAACCCGCAAATGGTTGTGCAATTCAAAACTGAACATTTGTGACGTATTAGAAGCTGTTTAGCCTCGATAAAACACCCAGTGAGGGCGCTGTTTGCCCTCTTGTTCATTTGTCGATGTGTCACAAAAACAATGCTAAGTCTTTGGATCAAGGTGACAAGAACGAATAGTAGTCATGATCTCATCTTGGTTGTTCCAGTCCGAAAAGGAAGACATGACCAAAGAAACCGTGAACAAACTCTCACAACTCATCCGGGACAAAGACATGGAGATCCAAGCTCTACAAGAGCGAAATCGAGGTCTAGTTGACCTTATCCAAAAACACGAGAAAGAGTCCTCTTCCACCCAGACTCACGAAGATAATAAACTCACCGAGGAGTTCAACGACCTGCAAAGAGCCAATCAAGATCTATTGACGGCTCTGAACCAGAAACATCAAGAGAGTCTTGGGTACTATGCCGAAATTGAGCGACTCAATCAAGCGCTTGAGGTTATCAAAGcatctcaatcaaattcagaTTCAAGTCCAAATGTTGGAGGCAAATCTGTCAGAGACAATACGAATGAAATCGTGATCCTGAAATCGAAAATCCGCGAATTGGAGCGAAAGCTCAACAATGCCCAAGTGTTTGATTCTCAACGATCGAACAAACTGCCGCATAGGAGACGATATCATTCAGAGTCGATTCACGATGTTGAAGGCATTATCTCAAGATCGAGCACTCACCACGTTGGTTGTGAGCCTGATGACGATGTGGAGAAACAAATCACGGACGACGGTGAAGCGTCGGAGCTCTCTGTCAAAGTCCAGGAACGGGATGCCATTATTCGAGACAAATCCAATGAGGTGTTGGAGATCCAAAAGACTGTCAATGAACGAGAGGAGGCCTTGGCtcaaaaagaggaggaaattCGAGCACTAAAGCGAAAGACGGAAAGTTTGGATCTCCATCAGACTGATGCTCTCCGTCGATTGGACgagctcaaatttgagcttgacAACGTTCAAATCGAAAGCAAGAAGTTGAGTGAAGAGAATCAAGGCTTATCCAGTGCCAATAACAGGTTCAAGGTGCTCTTGGAGGAGAAGAGCCATGA
This window harbors:
- the LOC131889899 gene encoding thyroid receptor-interacting protein 11-like — encoded protein: MASWFSSPNLGNLQGSLEGLKNSVSSVGNSLKEVFEEEEDPTDPTAHLALTKEKLESAHTMIQSQKDEIQKMKERIDEIQEQKQAVELQKEVQCTQFRELLLEKERELESCLTNTPAQLDHENAPPMSSEPIVHDRIRELEDQIVEERKSHENAIFALQEAFSSQTSGSGAGVDRSQWEVKWDEATNTSERKKVFVELLQSGCHDSGVEALKVENERLRADSDKSKNEMKTKMAQWETQRLEWTAKCQAQEDRLRAGTEDQDMIRSLTESNANLKTANAKLEEKLRETEQAIHEDHEKRVEHLAATLEDEREKVSALETENSLKDDVIAALKEEKRLKNGESEAIKDTIESLQTGMEKYQAVVGSLEASLDEQVKLNEQLRRNLQESTDLNNELETEMEKIAEASKSHEIALSEMRDQLKAFKGTEEELHKFKALYAAKESELHSSLDDQNQNVEKITSETSVYKQQYEALLQEYNQYLEDLESLQAKAEGLEKLKALHEEKMNELKEAHNQDQARIETLDEKFKENEKKRELLEELLDRTKSKNEEVEHELCKERGRKRELEEELEDKDILIEDLKNGLQLSKESSVCEEKEQDESETDLRAQIQSLKAQIQKVEGESHALNPEALTDLQEINENQAEEIQRLEEIIKEFNDDVAETAKKIEEQSDHLMSAEAELERYKEEVSDSNRKFEEYKDQFQTLQLEFETYMSKTEEDREFFAQDQQILDDLQQNFDELKVENESCKTTISQLEAEKQKLMANQQESLGQKQHILEDLQRKFDELQIENESCKTTISQLEAEKQRLMANQQESLGQKQHILEDLQRRFDELKVENESCKITISRVEAEKKELMANQDLEGELHSKSEEIANLKACLATLKSTNADVAQDQSKKIQLLKDELEQKIALERDLQDQVRNFSEQVKAIEQLTETVKELENNSQTLQTEVDSKSKIIEQLTHDMEEKHKLISEHQDDLQQMNIDLEMSRVHLKAEKDRIQDLESQLEMLSSKSHQEAKFVEAIERSEQNIQRLESDNKALLERLSRPQKHQSEKEDMTKETVNKLSQLIRDKDMEIQALQERNRGLVDLIQKHEKESSSTQTHEDNKLTEEFNDLQRANQDLLTALNQKHQESLGYYAEIERLNQALEVIKASQSNSDSSPNVGGKSVRDNTNEIVILKSKIRELERKLNNAQVFDSQRSNKLPHRRRYHSESIHDVEGIISRSSTHHVGCEPDDDVEKQITDDGEASELSVKVQERDAIIRDKSNEVLEIQKTVNEREEALAQKEEEIRALKRKTESLDLHQTDALRRLDELKFELDNVQIESKKLSEENQGLSSANNRFKVLLEEKSHDLEMAQRNLQQLREMVDEKSQNSESTQQERLKNLAAITELQSQIGILKRQGDETQLKLSDRDRELAETRREVANVIEKKKRLEQELERLRQHLLTVEDTYTQEALATEDRERELRKKLQVVEEAFRVSNAQQSSSNQESSLQVESLQRQVSQLSEQRDQLLHKLGKVTQEFQSQSTALDNLTMVLEGFQEEKENNLKLAEKDYHERLQREVSKQGILQEEIKALNEKLAHANEGLAAANRLGEQLEKKSQVIANLKQEIKLREELLKKAQSELTSISTHNAGKVDKSLIKNLVVGYACADDSKKPEVLKVVATVLDFNGEERQKTGLDGSSNGSWLRGLFAPSSHADGNNLKNKTTSNDVQAATGLDQGLAQAFVQFLENESTPKVPPKLPVSEMAETKTRQMEAEMSSRSSRNSTPSEGGSIPPESAYSPTGSFATPKSADRNSPNPLLAVNSAHALPTFSVNRSSSAILKHVLQEGDSQK